One Acetoanaerobium noterae genomic region harbors:
- a CDS encoding phosphodiester glycosidase family protein, with product MIKRLFTLTIMILILLVSSTLSFASSHHYYTSQKFSNGKTAKYVLLNLNATDISPAMGLANNKILAADSLQNIVNTRAIEGKKAFAAVNGTYFSAYNGVPVPYGTIIDKGKLLHIGNYGAVLGITKDKKLVIDNLNIEITGSIDGVENQYYTWGINHSRTEPDAIMIFTPDFASSTQMPDAQNVIVRNGKVAQKNSGNTAIPSDGFVISFNPSMHYLMERFNIGSTVDYTPEFLSTRENATEADHAVWKDVVYAVGAGPSLILNNTITADGAKEGFTEAKINTQRSQRSFVGYREDGRVIIGTVANASITELSQICKELNLKSAMNLDGGASSALLYNGSYKTNPGRNINNALIFFE from the coding sequence ATGATAAAAAGGCTTTTTACTCTAACAATTATGATATTAATCCTATTAGTATCTTCTACTTTGTCTTTCGCTTCATCTCACCACTATTATACTAGCCAGAAATTCAGCAATGGAAAAACTGCTAAATATGTGTTACTCAATTTAAATGCTACCGATATAAGTCCTGCAATGGGACTAGCAAACAATAAAATTTTGGCGGCTGATAGCCTTCAAAACATCGTAAATACCAGAGCTATAGAAGGCAAAAAGGCTTTTGCCGCAGTAAATGGCACATATTTTAGTGCTTACAACGGAGTTCCTGTTCCATATGGAACAATAATAGATAAAGGAAAGCTTCTTCACATTGGAAACTACGGTGCTGTGCTTGGTATAACCAAGGATAAAAAGCTAGTGATAGATAATTTAAATATAGAAATCACAGGAAGCATAGATGGTGTAGAAAACCAGTACTACACTTGGGGAATCAATCATTCTAGAACTGAGCCTGACGCTATTATGATATTTACTCCTGATTTCGCTAGCTCTACTCAAATGCCAGACGCCCAAAATGTAATAGTGAGAAATGGTAAGGTTGCTCAAAAAAATTCAGGAAATACAGCTATCCCAAGTGATGGATTCGTAATATCCTTCAACCCTTCCATGCACTATCTAATGGAAAGATTTAACATAGGCTCTACAGTAGATTATACTCCAGAGTTTCTCTCAACAAGAGAAAATGCTACTGAGGCCGACCACGCAGTATGGAAGGACGTAGTATACGCTGTAGGAGCTGGACCAAGTCTTATATTAAATAATACTATAACAGCCGATGGTGCAAAAGAAGGCTTCACTGAAGCCAAAATCAACACCCAAAGATCTCAAAGAAGCTTTGTCGGTTATAGAGAAGATGGAAGAGTAATCATAGGAACAGTGGCAAATGCTTCGATTACTGAGCTATCTCAAATTTGCAAGGAATTAAACCTAAAAAGTGCTATGAATCTAGACGGTGGAGCTTCTTCAGCTCTTTTGTACAATGGCTCTTACAAAACAAATCCTGGCAGAAATATAAACAATGCATTGATATTCTTTGAATAA
- a CDS encoding GGDEF domain-containing protein translates to MDLTGFLLECDKNGQILNVYWNEPTYIVSPYQKRLTDLFSEDVKQDLEAMLVKSKDVSEMLYCSKNLELRSPKRQISVCFLASEKSILVHGIDVMELGIESSMPALKKMIYNFMKVLHMYDGKVITDNERIMRFQFEQIQKLNNDLLNTQRQLQKANAQLKRANEVLNNRLVKDALTGLVSRYQYREEIDMIIKTSPDKKGIFTFIDIDDFKRINDNFGHKVGDIYLKIFANRLSKLNFDNAIFMRISGDEFGVYIHGYEEVTDELIKFVWDEIESKILSSEFEINAIKHKIYCSAGMAVYAEDTNSVYELIDYADFAMYIAKKSGKNSYRRFNLEQYKSAKN, encoded by the coding sequence ATGGATTTAACAGGATTTCTGTTAGAATGTGACAAAAATGGTCAGATTTTAAATGTATATTGGAATGAGCCGACATATATAGTTTCTCCATATCAGAAAAGATTAACGGATTTATTTTCAGAGGATGTGAAGCAGGATTTAGAAGCTATGCTTGTTAAATCAAAAGATGTAAGCGAAATGCTCTACTGCAGCAAAAATTTAGAGCTAAGAAGTCCGAAAAGACAAATTTCAGTTTGCTTTTTAGCATCGGAAAAATCCATTTTAGTTCATGGGATAGATGTTATGGAGCTAGGCATAGAATCCTCTATGCCAGCTTTAAAAAAGATGATTTATAACTTTATGAAAGTTCTTCATATGTATGACGGTAAAGTTATAACCGATAATGAAAGAATCATGAGATTTCAGTTCGAACAGATTCAAAAGCTAAACAATGATTTGCTTAACACTCAAAGACAGCTTCAAAAAGCAAATGCGCAGTTAAAAAGAGCTAATGAGGTCCTAAACAATAGACTAGTAAAGGATGCACTTACAGGACTTGTAAGCAGATATCAATACAGAGAAGAAATTGATATGATTATCAAAACATCACCAGATAAAAAGGGGATTTTTACTTTTATAGATATCGATGACTTCAAAAGAATCAATGACAACTTTGGACATAAGGTTGGTGATATCTATTTAAAGATATTTGCAAATAGATTATCTAAGTTGAATTTTGATAACGCTATTTTTATGAGAATTTCTGGCGATGAGTTCGGAGTTTATATTCATGGATATGAAGAAGTAACCGATGAGCTTATAAAATTTGTCTGGGATGAAATAGAAAGTAAAATTCTTTCTTCTGAATTTGAAATAAATGCTATAAAGCACAAGATATACTGCAGTGCTGGAATGGCTGTGTATGCTGAAGATACTAACAGTGTTTACGAGCTTATAGATTATGCAGATTTTGCAATGTATATAGCTAAAAAAAGCGGAAAAAATTCTTATAGAAGGTTTAATTTAGAACAATATAAGAGTGCTAAAAATTAA
- a CDS encoding MarR family winged helix-turn-helix transcriptional regulator: protein MSEAFGKRLKDTGITRIQWIAMFYINKHEMISPRELSKIMNVQDSSATRLIERMEKEDLIEKIPSEKDKRVTFVKLTSKGNSLFKTLIPYGDEFNNELIEGIDEEELEVFERVLHKMIENISKKG from the coding sequence ATTTCAGAGGCCTTTGGTAAAAGGCTTAAGGATACAGGAATTACTAGGATTCAGTGGATAGCTATGTTTTATATAAACAAACATGAGATGATATCTCCACGAGAGCTTTCTAAGATTATGAATGTTCAGGATTCTAGTGCTACTAGGTTGATTGAGCGTATGGAAAAAGAGGATTTAATTGAAAAGATACCTAGCGAAAAGGACAAAAGAGTTACTTTTGTAAAGCTTACCTCAAAAGGCAATTCTCTTTTTAAAACTTTGATTCCATACGGAGATGAGTTTAATAATGAGCTTATTGAGGGGATAGATGAGGAGGAGCTTGAAGTATTTGAAAGAGTTCTACACAAAATGATAGAAAATATTTCCAAGAAGGGATAA
- a CDS encoding lipoate--protein ligase yields MSRVFEASFNLAFEQFIFENCKEDEVILYLWQNDKTIVVGRHQNPYKECSVDKLKADKVDLVRRASGGGAVYHDLGNLNFTFISQENNYDISKNYGIILDSLRAFDIGGEISGRNDLTVDGAKFSGSAFMSDNQARCHHGTLLIDTDMEALARYLTPSKLKISSKGIESVKSRVVNIRKINPDITPLKLINQIIEAFCKAYDTHTFPVYIDRESAVEKVLEKEHSYRNWDWTYALTPKFDISYEAKFAWGIFEMDLVIKSGVIKTVFINTDCILSESFEKLKSDLVGVKLEKDELCKAISGSLKNPDIISDICLFLSDKI; encoded by the coding sequence GTGTCTAGAGTATTTGAGGCTTCTTTTAATTTAGCTTTTGAGCAATTTATTTTTGAGAATTGCAAGGAAGATGAGGTGATTTTGTATCTATGGCAAAATGACAAGACAATAGTGGTAGGAAGACATCAAAACCCATATAAGGAATGCAGTGTAGACAAGCTAAAGGCTGATAAGGTTGACCTTGTAAGAAGAGCCTCGGGCGGGGGAGCTGTCTATCATGATTTGGGGAATCTGAATTTTACGTTTATATCACAGGAAAATAATTACGATATAAGCAAGAATTACGGCATTATATTAGATTCACTTCGAGCTTTTGATATAGGAGGAGAAATATCTGGAAGAAATGACCTCACAGTAGATGGAGCTAAGTTTTCAGGAAGTGCCTTTATGTCAGATAATCAAGCTAGGTGTCATCATGGAACCCTGCTAATAGATACGGATATGGAGGCTTTAGCGAGGTATCTGACTCCATCAAAGCTCAAGATAAGCTCAAAAGGCATAGAGTCAGTAAAATCAAGAGTTGTGAACATTAGAAAAATAAATCCTGATATCACTCCACTAAAGCTCATAAATCAAATTATAGAAGCATTTTGTAAAGCCTATGATACTCATACATTTCCGGTTTATATTGATAGGGAATCAGCAGTTGAAAAGGTTTTAGAAAAAGAGCATAGCTATAGAAACTGGGACTGGACCTATGCTCTTACACCTAAATTTGATATAAGCTATGAAGCTAAATTCGCTTGGGGCATTTTTGAAATGGATTTGGTGATTAAAAGCGGTGTTATAAAAACTGTTTTTATTAATACAGACTGTATTTTAAGCGAATCCTTTGAAAAATTAAAATCAGATTTAGTAGGTGTGAAGCTAGAAAAAGACGAGCTTTGTAAAGCTATATCAGGCTCGCTAAAAAATCCAGATATAATATCAGATATTTGCTTATTTTTGAGTGACAAGATTTAA
- the lpdA gene encoding dihydrolipoyl dehydrogenase, whose translation MEKQIIIEKLNGHDKEAIVGKCHKKPGEQVAEGEVLITVESSKGSFAIKSDYEGKLIKLDIDEGDTVKKGQSIGLIEASKEPAEKKPAYSFGIAKAVDKDMAFDVIVIGGGPGGYVAAIRAAQSGLKTAVIEADKLGGTCLNYGCIPTKAMISSIGIIDNIKQAHNHGISTGEIEIDFTRLIERKNEVVDQLVGGIEHLMGANDIEFIHGKAEILEDKKIKVNTKKFNYKLEYKNLILALGSKPSYLPIEGADSEDILTSTELLSLREIPKSLVIIGGGVIGMEFAFIYRALGTDVSVVEFMPQILNVLDSDVAEVVRDEAIERGIKIYEGAKATSIKTTLDGMKLLELELDNKTMHICSEKLAMAVGRKANLDSLDLEKLGIELNERKNGIKVNEYMQTNQENIYAIGDVTNIIQLAHIASHQGMVAADHIAGGMHKIDYSAVPSAIFTMPEIGTVGLCEKQARAEELDVIVSKFPFIANGKAIAMGESKGFVKLIADRKTRIILGGSVVGPHATDLMAIISNFVAMKITIDEAKTVIYAHPTTSEAIHEAILMLEGKGIHFA comes from the coding sequence ATGGAAAAACAAATTATTATAGAAAAATTAAATGGACACGACAAAGAAGCTATAGTTGGAAAATGTCACAAAAAGCCAGGAGAGCAAGTAGCTGAAGGAGAAGTATTAATAACAGTGGAATCGAGCAAAGGCTCATTTGCCATAAAATCTGACTATGAAGGAAAGCTTATAAAGCTTGATATAGATGAAGGAGATACAGTTAAAAAAGGACAAAGCATAGGGCTTATAGAAGCAAGTAAAGAGCCTGCTGAGAAAAAACCAGCTTATAGCTTTGGAATTGCAAAGGCAGTAGACAAGGATATGGCATTTGATGTGATTGTAATAGGTGGTGGACCTGGAGGCTATGTTGCTGCGATAAGAGCGGCTCAGTCTGGATTAAAAACAGCAGTAATAGAAGCTGACAAGCTAGGTGGAACTTGCCTCAATTACGGGTGCATACCTACAAAAGCAATGATAAGCAGCATAGGAATAATTGACAATATAAAGCAAGCTCATAACCACGGTATATCTACTGGAGAAATCGAAATTGACTTTACGAGGCTGATTGAGAGAAAAAATGAAGTTGTAGACCAGCTAGTAGGTGGGATTGAACATTTGATGGGAGCTAACGATATAGAGTTTATTCACGGAAAAGCTGAAATTTTAGAGGATAAGAAAATAAAAGTAAATACAAAAAAGTTTAATTATAAACTAGAGTATAAGAATTTAATTCTAGCGCTTGGTTCAAAGCCTTCGTACCTTCCAATAGAAGGAGCAGATAGTGAAGATATATTGACTAGCACAGAGCTACTATCTCTTAGAGAAATACCTAAATCTCTTGTTATCATAGGCGGCGGAGTTATAGGAATGGAGTTTGCATTTATATATAGAGCTTTAGGAACGGATGTGAGCGTAGTTGAGTTTATGCCGCAGATATTAAATGTACTTGATAGTGATGTAGCTGAGGTAGTAAGAGATGAAGCTATAGAAAGAGGGATAAAGATTTATGAAGGGGCAAAAGCGACCTCGATTAAAACAACTCTAGATGGTATGAAACTGCTTGAGCTAGAGCTTGATAATAAGACTATGCATATATGTTCAGAAAAGCTTGCTATGGCTGTAGGAAGAAAAGCTAATCTAGATAGCTTAGACTTAGAAAAGCTAGGAATAGAGCTAAATGAAAGAAAAAATGGCATAAAGGTCAATGAATACATGCAGACTAATCAAGAGAACATTTATGCTATAGGCGATGTAACAAATATAATCCAGCTTGCGCATATAGCATCTCATCAAGGCATGGTAGCAGCTGACCATATAGCTGGAGGTATGCACAAGATAGATTATAGCGCAGTACCAAGTGCAATATTTACAATGCCAGAGATAGGTACGGTAGGCTTGTGTGAAAAGCAAGCAAGAGCTGAAGAACTAGATGTAATAGTTAGCAAGTTTCCGTTTATTGCAAATGGCAAGGCTATAGCAATGGGAGAATCCAAAGGTTTTGTAAAGCTAATTGCCGATAGAAAGACAAGGATAATACTAGGAGGAAGCGTGGTTGGGCCTCATGCAACAGATTTGATGGCTATAATTTCAAATTTTGTAGCTATGAAGATAACAATAGATGAAGCAAAGACTGTAATCTATGCTCATCCTACTACTTCAGAAGCTATACATGAAGCAATACTAATGCTAGAGGGGAAAGGGATTCATTTTGCCTAA
- a CDS encoding carboxymuconolactone decarboxylase family protein — protein sequence MAYNVREMLNSFVGGLENLSKTNGEQVGAFMGLLGAAYEPKHLDLKTKELMSVAIGCYNRCEYCIVYHSYKALEAGASKEEILEAAMVSVAFGGGPSMAYTVTLLQECIDEFEKDFK from the coding sequence ATGGCTTATAATGTTAGAGAAATGCTAAACAGTTTTGTTGGGGGATTAGAAAATTTATCAAAAACTAATGGGGAGCAGGTTGGAGCGTTTATGGGACTTTTAGGAGCTGCCTATGAGCCTAAGCATCTAGACCTTAAAACTAAAGAGCTTATGAGCGTTGCAATAGGTTGCTACAATAGATGCGAATACTGCATAGTTTATCATTCATACAAAGCTTTGGAAGCAGGAGCTTCAAAAGAAGAAATTTTAGAGGCGGCTATGGTTTCTGTTGCATTTGGTGGAGGACCTTCTATGGCATACACTGTTACACTTCTTCAGGAGTGTATAGATGAATTTGAAAAGGATTTTAAATAA
- a CDS encoding cobalamin B12-binding domain-containing protein, whose translation MSLFVNYNDSRFIDIAQKIFEEQFIRDPKLKAQLDNRRKKLMYDDVVYNISHLMTAVYFSDEKIFENYALWVYELLCNLMKDFDRDRIMQMMVEHYTITAEVLEADAKEMFSEKELEKAVDYLKIAINVTKEAVTNIELSDSFEKGKYKKLRKEYLDALLKSQTTEAYRIIEDARASGVSLVDIYEEVLSKVLYEVGELWHKSIITVDKEHYATSITQSIMSRFYDEIFNRPRKSKTLLSCAVGSELHEIGVRMLSDMFEYHGWDTIYLGAALPEAAILNAIKEHQPDLVALSVTMQPYLTECESVVLSIRKNFPAIKIAVGGQAFIPTERLWEKWPIDFYSKKAIDLIEWAKENI comes from the coding sequence ATGAGTCTATTTGTAAACTATAATGATTCAAGATTTATTGATATTGCACAAAAGATTTTTGAAGAACAATTTATAAGAGACCCAAAACTCAAAGCACAGCTAGATAATAGAAGAAAGAAGCTTATGTATGATGATGTTGTTTACAATATAAGCCATCTGATGACAGCGGTTTACTTTTCGGATGAGAAGATTTTTGAAAACTATGCTCTGTGGGTGTATGAACTGCTTTGCAATCTGATGAAGGATTTTGACAGAGATAGAATAATGCAGATGATGGTTGAACATTATACTATAACTGCTGAGGTGCTAGAAGCCGATGCAAAAGAGATGTTTAGCGAAAAAGAGCTTGAAAAAGCAGTGGATTATTTGAAAATAGCTATTAATGTTACAAAGGAAGCAGTTACAAATATTGAGCTTTCAGATTCATTTGAAAAAGGAAAGTATAAAAAGCTTAGAAAAGAGTATCTAGATGCCCTTTTAAAGAGTCAAACTACTGAAGCCTATAGAATAATTGAGGATGCTAGAGCCTCTGGAGTATCACTTGTGGATATTTATGAAGAGGTATTGTCAAAAGTATTGTACGAAGTGGGAGAGCTATGGCATAAGAGCATAATAACAGTTGATAAAGAGCATTATGCTACATCAATTACTCAGTCAATAATGTCAAGATTTTATGATGAAATATTTAATAGACCTAGAAAGAGTAAGACTCTTTTGTCGTGCGCTGTGGGCAGTGAGCTTCATGAGATAGGGGTAAGGATGCTTTCGGATATGTTTGAATATCATGGTTGGGACACGATTTATTTAGGGGCTGCCCTTCCAGAAGCTGCAATATTAAATGCTATAAAAGAGCATCAGCCAGATTTAGTAGCTCTATCTGTAACCATGCAGCCGTATCTTACAGAATGTGAAAGCGTTGTGCTTTCAATTAGAAAAAACTTTCCGGCTATAAAGATAGCAGTTGGAGGGCAAGCTTTTATTCCAACAGAGCGCTTATGGGAAAAGTGGCCAATAGATTTTTATTCTAAAAAAGCCATTGATCTTATTGAATGGGCAAAAGAAAATATCTAA